The candidate division WOR-3 bacterium genome includes a window with the following:
- a CDS encoding MBL fold metallo-hydrolase, giving the protein MEIKILYDNYTIRDDLISDHGFSCLLRAHGKTILFDTGADGTILLSNMKILGVDPLSVDEVFISHPHFDHIGGLSGFLNENNNVDVWVPFSFRGVRRAKKVVHIKDPMVLSENFFSTGELGGIEQSLAVKTEKGISLVVGCSHPD; this is encoded by the coding sequence ATGGAAATTAAAATTCTTTACGACAACTATACAATCAGGGATGATCTAATATCAGATCACGGTTTTTCTTGCCTTCTAAGGGCTCACGGGAAAACTATTCTTTTTGACACTGGAGCCGACGGTACCATTTTGCTTTCAAACATGAAAATATTGGGTGTCGACCCTCTCTCAGTAGATGAGGTTTTTATTTCACATCCTCACTTCGACCACATAGGAGGTCTGTCGGGATTTCTCAATGAAAACAATAATGTAGATGTATGGGTTCCTTTTTCTTTCAGAGGGGTCAGAAGGGCAAAAAAAGTAGTTCATATAAAAGATCCAATGGTGTTGAGTGAAAATTTCTTTTCGACAGGTGAATTGGGAGGAATAGAACAGTCTCTGGCAGTAAAAACAGAAAAAGGAATTTCGCTTGTGGTTGGCTGTTCTCATCCTGAC
- a CDS encoding 4Fe-4S binding protein produces the protein MVRIIAERCIGCAICANICPAGIEMENNVAKIKNVTATCLKEAALSCPKKAIEIEDENTKIGENANKSYNTPLDGYGALQSFGLLTGRGMGKGQGMGMGKGMGMGPRDGRGRGRGKGRGRF, from the coding sequence ATGGTCAGAATCATTGCAGAAAGATGTATTGGATGCGCTATCTGCGCCAATATTTGCCCAGCAGGCATAGAGATGGAAAACAATGTGGCAAAAATAAAAAATGTCACCGCCACTTGTCTAAAGGAAGCAGCCCTTTCCTGTCCGAAAAAAGCGATAGAAATTGAAGATGAAAACACCAAAATCGGAGAAAATGCGAACAAATCTTATAATACTCCTCTAGATGGATACGGAGCATTACAATCTTTTGGCTTATTAACGGGCAGAGGAATGGGAAAAGGTCAAGGAATGGGGATGGGAAAAGGTATGGGAATGGGGCCCAGAGACGGCAGAGGCAGAGGAAGAGGCAAAGGAAGGGGAAGGTTTTAA
- a CDS encoding 4Fe-4S binding protein → MPWVDEKRCIGCAICVNLCPTNAMKMKNAYAVIDMQNCIRCGKCHEFCPQDAVRHDSEKIPMEIQENIQKTKDMMKYFKTLEEKRAFLERTIKHFNKEKTVAEKTMDEIKKIEV, encoded by the coding sequence ATGCCATGGGTTGATGAAAAGAGATGTATTGGGTGTGCTATCTGCGTAAATCTTTGTCCGACTAACGCGATGAAAATGAAAAACGCTTACGCAGTTATTGACATGCAGAATTGCATCAGATGCGGTAAATGCCACGAATTTTGTCCCCAAGACGCAGTAAGACACGACAGTGAGAAAATACCTATGGAGATTCAAGAAAACATTCAAAAAACGAAAGATATGATGAAATATTTTAAAACTCTTGAAGAAAAAAGGGCTTTTCTCGAAAGAACTATCAAGCATTTTAACAAAGAAAAGACAGTCGCTGAAAAAACAATGGATGAAATAAAAAAAATCGAGGTGTAA